ACTGCTGCTCGCGCATGGCGCGAACCCTGACGCGCGCGACGCGAACGGCGTGTCGGCCGCCGATGCCGCAAGCCGCATGGGCGCACCGGAAACGGCCGCGCTGCTCGCGAAAAAGGCGGGCGCATGAAGCTGGAAGGCAAGACAGTCGCCGTCGTGGCGCCGGCTGGCGTGCCCGACATGCAGCACGTCGAGCAAAGCATCGCATTGCTCGAAAGCTGGGGCCTGCGCGTGCAGGTCGGCGCGCATGTGCGCGACCGCTATCGCTATCACGCGGGCAAGCATGAGGACCGCGCCGCCGATCTGCATCGCGCGTTGACCGATCCTTCCGTCGATATCGTCTGGGTTGCGCGCGGCGGCTACGGCAGCATTTATACGCTGCATGCGCTGCCCGATGCTGTGCCGTGCGCGAAAACGCTCGTGGGTTTTTCCGACGCGACTGCGCTATTCGGTGCGCTGCATGGCATGCCGAATGTGCGCGTGATTCACGGTCCGACGTTGAACGGGCTCGCGACCAAACTCGACGACGCTTCGCGCACAAGCATGCTCGCCGAGCTGCACGAAGAGCGCGCCGCGCCCGTGCCGTTGCAGCTTCTGTATGGCTCGGATGCGCGTCGTGTCGAAGGACATCTTGGGGGCGGCAACATCACCGTGCTCGCGAGTCTTGCGGGCACGCAATGGCAGGCGCGCTGCGACGGCGCGATCGTGCTGCTCGAAGACGTGACCGAGCTTGCCTATCGGATCGACCGCAGTGTCATGCAGTTGCGCGAAGCGGGTGTGTTCGATGGCGCGCGTGCCTTCGTGCTCGGCGATTTCATCCGCTGTCCGCTGCCTGAAAACGCGGACTTCACGTTGCACGACATGATGGTCGATCTGTTGAAGCCGTACAGCGTGCCTATTTACGCCGGCTTTCCGATCGGCCACGGTTCGCGCAATCACGCGTGGACGTATGGCGCGCCGGCAGCGCTCGAAGGCGATCAACTGGTGCGTTAGCGCGTCAGTTGCGTGATGACGTGCTGAACGGTTTCGATGCCGGGCGCGTCTTTGCTCAGCGCGTCGCGCGCGCACCACGGGTATGGCAAGCGGTTCGCCCAATTCAATATGCTCCCGGCGAATTCCGCGGGCAATGTCGACATCTCTTCGATCGTGATGTGCAGCCGCGTCACTCGCGACGATGCAACATCGCTCGTCCATTCGTAGCGGCCATAACCGACGCGCGCCGCGCCCGTCGCCTTTTCCGTCATGCAGACGAGCCAGTCGCACGAGAACTCGCTTTGGTTAGCAGTGGGTATCGCGCCGACGCAAAACGTGTACACGTTCTCGTACTTCAGCGCGAAGTCGCTCACCAGCACGGACGCAATCGCATCGCGCCCATGCGTTTCCTGGGGAAACGCGATGGCGGCCGTTTTCACGGTCATCGCCAAAGACGCATCGTGCGCGAATGCATCCGTCAACAGATGCGGACGGTTGCCGTCCTTCGCCAATATGTAGGATTCGATCGAGCCTTTGAGTTCAGTCATCTGTCAAAGCGTGTCAACGTAACGAGCCGATCAGTCTAAGCGGCTCACGTCGCTGCATTTCGCTTGCCCTTGATGCCGGGCGGGCTTCTTCCATTTTCACGCATGCGGCGCGCATTCTTTGCACAACATGACGAAACTGCGTTGCGCGCGATGCGCTTTGCGTTCGACAATGCCTCTTGCGTGCGCGATTCCCCACTTGCGCCCGCATCCCACAGTTCGAACACGCGCCCTCGATGAACTCCCGCTTCGCCAGTCTCACGCGCATTCATTCTTTCTTGCCGCTTGCCGGCGCGACGCTGATGCTGGGCATCGCGATGTCGTTCACCGCGCCATATCTGTCGTTGTTCGGCGTCGAGCAGACAGGCATGACGCCGTTGCAACTCGGTCTGTTCATGACGTTAATTGCGGCGAGCGGTGTGGTCGCAAGCGCGTGGGCGGGTAAATGGTCGGATAAGCATGGGCATCATCGCGCGCTGTTGCTCGCGGCGTTGATCGCGGCCTCGCTCGGCTTTCTGCTGCTTTGTTTCGTGCGCAACTATCTGGCGCTGCTCGTGATCGGCGTGGCGTTTCTCGGCGCGGGCGGCTCGGCGATGTCGCTGGTGTTCTCGTTCGGTCGCGCGGCGCTGCCTGTGCACGACGAAGCGGAGCGCTCGTTCGCGCTGGCGACGCTGCGCACGGTGCTGTCGATGGCGTGGGTGTTCGGGCCGTCCGTCGGCGCGCTGGTGCTGGCGGGCGCGGGCTTTTACGGGCTCTTTCTGTTCGCGGCCGCGTGCTTCGCGGCATGCGGCGCGATCGTGTGGCGCATGCGCGAATCACCCGCTGGCGATCCGCACAGCACGCCGGCGCACTATGCAGGCGACCCTGCCTCGTCGCTCGAAGTGACGACCGTCACCGAGCCCGCTGAGCCTCCGCCGCCTTCGCCGCCTCATGCGCCCGGCACGCAGCGGCAGATCTGGCGTTCCGTCGTCGCGCTGACGCTGATCGGCCTCGCCGCGAACGCAACGATGATCGTGCTGCCGCTTTACGTCGTGCATGGCCTGAAGGGCACGCGGCTCGATGTGTCGATCATGCTCGGGCTCGGCGCATTCCTCGAAATCCCGATGATGCTCGCGCTCGGCGCGCGCGGCTCGACGCTCAACAAGCTGAACTGGCTCGCGGCGTGCGCGGCTGTGCATGTGGTGTATTTCATTGCAGTCGCGGCTGCGGGCACGGTCAACGTGCTGATCCCCATGCAAGCTTTCAATGCATTCGTCGTGGCCGTCACGTCGTGTCTTGGCATGACGTATATGCAGGACCTGATTCCGCGTTCGCCCGGCGCGGCGACGGCGTTGTTCTTCAACGCTTCGCGGGTTGGGTCGATTCTGTCGGGTGTGTTGTCGGGTGTGCTGGTCGCGGGTCTTGGTTATCGTGGGACATTTCTCGTCTGTGGATGCCTCGCGCTTGGAGCGCTGATTCTGTTTGCTGATCCGCCATGGAAGCGTATTGCGCTGCGGGTGCGGGATGCGTGGGAGGACTGGCGGCATCCTGCTCAGTGAGGAAGGGAACTCTGCGCGTCGCTTGCGATCTTGCTGCGATGCGTAAGGGTGCTGATTCGGCTCAGCGCGAGCCCGGTCGTCTGGGTTTCTCAGTCCGCATCGCGGTGCGATATCTCACCATCCTGACCGACACGCAAGATCCCGCGCTACGAAGGCGTCTTGTCCTTCCCGCAAGCCGCTATTATCGAAATTCAATCCAAAGGAGAACCACTGATGAGCCGACCGGATTTCATCAAGCACTGGACTGAACTCGAGCAACCGGATGCGCATTCCTATCCCGGCGATACCGAGCCAATGGCGCTGGACGCGCCGCTTTCCGCCGCACTCGGCATTACACGTATTGGCATCCATCACGTAAGGCTTCTGCCTGGCCGAAGGACGTCGTATCCACATGCCGAAAGTACCGAGCAGGAGTTTGTGTACGTGCTCGAAGGCGAGCCCGACGTATGGATCGACGGCACGCTTTATCCCATTGCTGAAGGCGATTCCGTCGCGTTTCCGGCAGGCACTGGCATCTGCCATACCTTCATCAACAATACGAAGGAGGACGTCAGGCTGATGGTGATCGGCGAACGTCCGCGCGACGATAACCGTATTCGTTATCCGCTGAACGAAACGCATGAACTTACCCGCCCGGATCGCTGGGTGGACTGGCCGACCAGACCGCTCGGCGACCATGACGGGAGACCGGACTGAGTTTGACGCAAAGGGTTGCCCCGCCGGCGCCCGCCACATACAAGCCACCCTTTGACTCCCGAAAACCCTCACCTCCCCACTACGCCCCCACCGAGCAAGCCCACCCGATGACAAGTAGAATCGGGTAGAGCCCACTGCGGTGAGGTCCGGCAGGACGCACAGGCTCAGCAGTCGACCCGTACCAGGGATACCAGCACGAAAGCCCGGCACGCAGCGTCCCAGCACGCACGCGCGCCCTTTCCGCCGCAAGGAGATCTCATGAAGGTGCTCGCTGTTCACCCCAGTGGCCTGATGTACACCCGCGTGTATCTGCGCCTCGAGCCGCTCGGACTCGAAACGGTCGCCGCCGTGATACGCGAAGCCGGCCACGATATCCGCCTGATCGACCTGCAGGTCGAATCCCATCGCGCGCTGCACAATCTCATCCGCACGTGGAGGCCCGACGTGGTCTGTTTCTCCGCCAACTATCTCGCCAATATCCCCGAAATCATCGATCTGTCGAAGGCGATCAAGGCGCATTTGCCGGGCTGTTTCGTATTTGTCGGCGGACATAGCGCATCGTTCACCGCGCGCGACATGTTGAGACACGCTGAAGGCGCGATCGATTGCATCCTCAAAGGCGAAGGCGAAGCGAAGGTCGTCGAGCTGCTCACTGCCGTTGCGCGCAAGGGCGAGCTATTACGCATTCCGGGCGTCGTCACGAGCAACGGCGAAGGACCACCGCCCGGCTTCACCGAAAGCCTCGACCAGATTCGCCCCGCGCGCGATCTGCTGCGGCATCGGCGCAAGTACTTCATCGGCGTGCTCGATCCATGCGCGTCGATCGAGTTTGCGCGTGGCTGCCCGTGGGACTGCACGTTCTGCAGCGCGTGGACCTTCTATGGACGCAGCTATCGTTCGCGCAGCCCCGAAGTCATTGCCGACGAATTGGCGTCGATTCGCGAACCGGGCGTGTTCATCGTCGACGACGTCGCCTTCGTGCATGCCGATCACGGCATGGCGATCGGACGCGAAGTGGAGCGACGCGGCATCCGCAAGAAGTATTACCTCGAGACGCGCGGCGACGTGCTGTTGCGCAACAAGGAAGTGTTCGAGTATTGGCGCACGCTCGGTCTGCAATACATGTTCATCGGACTCGAAGCCGTCGACGCCGAAGGGCTGAAGGCGTTTCGCAAGCGCATCGACGTCGACAAGAACTTCGAGGCGCTCGCCTTCGCGCGCTCGCTCGGCATCACGGTCGCGATCAATCTGATCGCCGATCCCGACTGGGATCACCAGCGTTTCGAAACGATCCGGCAATGGTGTCTGGAGATTCCCGAGATCGTGAACATCAGCGTGACCACGCCGTATCCGGGCACGGAAATATGGTTGCGCGAACAACGGCGACTGACGAGCCTCGACTATCGGCTCTACGACATCCAGCATGCCGTGCTGCCGACCAAGCTGCCGCTAGCCGAGTTCTACGCGGAACTGGTACGCACGCAACAGGTACTCAACCGCAAACATCTCGGCTGGGGCGCGTTGTATCGCGCGGCGGGCGAAGCCGCTTCGCTGCTGATGCGTGGACAGACCAACTTCGTGCGCATGCTGTGGCGCTTTAACTCGGTGTTCAATCCGAATCTGCAATTGAGCGATCACGCGCGCGAAGTGCGCTACGAGATGACGCCGCCGCCCGCGCAACTGCCGGGAGAGAGCAACGTCAAGGTGCTGTACGTGCACGGCCCGGCGGGACGCAAAGGCCGCAAGATCGACGACGCAACCGAGAAATTCGTCGATCAGACCCGCATGGGTACGGGCTGATCGCAACTGCGCGCGCGTCGTCCGTGCGGTCAGAACGGCTCTTTAAAAGGACGTAGATCGATTTCGTGCGTCCATGCGGACGGATGCTGAAGATGGAGCTGCCAGTACGCTTCGGCGATGGCGTCGACATTCAGCAATCCGTTTTCGCCGCGCTCGGCGGCAGCCTGCGGACGCGAGACATGCAAGCGCTCGCCGTCGATGCCGCCGTCGATCACCACATGCGCGACATGCAGCCCGAGCGGCCCGAACTCGCGCGCCATGCTTTGCGCGACCATCCGCAGCCCGGCTTTTGCCGCGGCAAAATGCGCGAAGCCGGGCTTGCCACGCAAGCTCGCCGATGCGCCCGTGAAGATCATCGTGCCACGGCCGAGCGGCGCGAGACGCCGTGCCGCTTCGCGCCCCACCAGAAAGCCGCCGACCGGCCCGGAGCGCAAGAAGTCCTGCATCTGCGCTTCCGTCAGGTCGCGAAACGGAACATGCCGGTTGTTGCCGACGTTATAGATGACGAGCGAAGGCACATCGATAGCGTCGGGCGGCGACATCGCCCGGTCGAAAAGACGCATGATGTCCGCTTCCGATGTGCCGTCCATCGCGAACGATTCAGCCGATCCGCCGCCGCTCGCAATGCCGTTCGTCACGATGTCGAGTTTGGCCTGCGTGCGGCCCGCGACATACACGTGATACCCGTTCGCGGCGATCTTCCTGCACAGCGCCGCGCCCAGTCCGAGTTCGGCGCCGACGCCGATCACCAGTGCGCTGTTTCGCTTCATCGTGTGTCTCCGTTGTCCTCTCGCGCATGCGGCGCGGGAATCGTCGCGTGATTATAGGCAGCGGATGCAAGCGGCTGCCCGTGAACTGCACGCTCGCATCAGCGCTTCGAATCTGATCTGTGTCTGCGAGAGCGCAGCGCGTATGCACACAGTGTCCGCGAAGTGACAAAAATCATTGAGCGTTGCCCGATTTTTCGTCAATCTCATGTTCGCTCGATGCCGTCCGCGCCGGTTCGCGGGGGAATGAAAGGGTCAGCTCGCAAAGACCCTCGTAAGCGGCACGATCACGATGCGAACAGCGACGCCTCTCGCGGCCTCGCACCACACGCACTGACACTCTGGCCTTTTCGACCGTACCGACGCAAGCCGTGAGCGGACTGCGCGCCGCCGCGCACCGTATTGCCCTCGCCTTTAGACATTGCATGAAAACCATCACGCGTCTCTACCGCTTCCGGATTGCCGGCATACTGTTCGCCAGCGTCGCCGTGCTGATTGCGCTCGCGAGTTGCGGCCTGGCGGGGCTCTCCAGGCTCGACGCGTACACGGACACGCTGTATCGGGGGAACATGCTTCCCATCGCGCAATTGAACGAGCTCCGCGCGGCCTCGCTCGATGCGCGCCGCGAATTCTGGAGGGCGAACCAGTTTCGCGATCACATGAGGACGGCCGCATCGCTGAAGGTGGTCCAGGCAGACGAGGTGCGCATCGAGAACGCATGGAGGGCGTATTTTCCGTCCGGCGTCAGCTCCCCGCCCGAAGCATTGCTCGCTGGCAAGATCGCGAACAGTCTGCCGACGTTCCGCGCGATTCTCCGGAAAGCTGTCGCGTTACTGGAACGAGGCGATTACGAAGCGGCGGCCAAGTGGTTCGACGGCAACATCGAGTTCCTCAACGGTTTCGATGTGCTGATAGGCAAGTGCATCGACACCAACACGTTGCAGGCGACGGAGCTTGCAGGCAAAAGCGAATCCATCTTTCGCGCGATGTTCTGGGCGACGTTCGCGTGCATCGTGATCTGCGTCGCGGGCGCGGTCAGCCTGTCGATCTGGCTCATGCGCCAGCGCGATGACGCATTGAGCGAATCGCGCTATCACTTGTGGCTGGCCAATCGCGTGTTCGACCTGACGCGCGATGGCGTGATGATCACTGACTCGCATGGCAATATCGAGCGGGTCAATCCTGCCTTCACGCGGGTCACCGGCTACACGCAACAGGAAGTGCTAGGGCGCAATCCAAGGCTACTGAGCTCGGGCCGTCAGTCGCCCGAGTTCTATCGCGTGTTCTGGCGAAGCCTGAAGGAGACGGGTCACTGGCACGGTGAAGTGTGGAACCGCAAGAAGAGTGGCGACATCTATCTGGAGGCGCTGTCCATTGCAGGCGTGCAAGAACGCGACGGCGGATACACGCACTATGTGGCGATCCTCAGCGACATTACGCAACGTCATCAGCACGAGCAGCGTCTGCGCAACCTCGCCACGCACGACGCGCTGACAGGACTACCCAACCGCGTGCTGCTCGACGAGCGTCTGAAGCACGCCATCTCCCGCGCGAAACGCCATGGAATGCACATCGCCGTCATGTTCATCGATCTCGACGGCTTCAAGCAGGTCAACGACACGCGCGGGCACGCTGTCGGCGACGACGTATTGAAAGCCGTCGCCGAGCGGCTCGTGCATAGCGTCCGCGAAAGCGATACGGTCGCGCGGCTTGGCGGCGATGAGTTCGTCGTCATTCTGGAAGACGTCGGGAGCATGCGGCAAATCGAACCCGTGGCGCGGGCAGTGCTCAATGCAGTCGGCCGGCCGATCGCGCTTCCCGGCGACGCAGTGAGCGTCACACCAAGCGTCGGCATCAGCCTGTATCCCGATGACGCTGCCAACGCGGAACAACTGCTTCTGCGGGCGGACCGCGCGATGTATGTCGCGAAGAACATGGGCAAGAACAACCTCTGCTTTTTCTCGACCCTCGAAGCGGCCAGCCATCCACAGCCGGCCATGACTGCGACGGCCTAGTGGCCGTTTAGTGCCGGGACCTCACGGTTCAGGATTGTCGAGATCCGACTGCACGACGGTTTCGCCGTGACGTTGCGCGGCTTCGCGCGCCTGGTCGCCGTCGGTGAACGGACCGATGTCGGGTGCGCCCGTGAACGGAAACAGCAACCGGCCATCTGTCTTGCGGACAACCTTCAACTGGCCCATGTACGAACCTTCCGTCGTGCGGCGGTAGGTGGCGTAGATCTGATAGTCGTCCGTCGACTCGGGTTTCGAGGCCACAGCATTGCGCGCTTTCGGGAAAATCATCCGTGGCCTTGTCATCTTGCAACTCCCCTCCCTGTGGATGCCGGACTCGGCGCTTTCGCCGGCAACCGGTTGAAATGACGCATTCCTCTGCGCAGTGAATGCGCACGAACGCGCGACGGTTCATGCCGACGCGGCAAAAATTGCCGCTATCGCGACGCCCGCTGTCGAGACGGTATTCACGAGATGCTCCTGTGTTTGACGTCCTTGCATTCCCTTTCAGCAAGCGACGTACCGCTTTTCGGCCGACGCTTCACGAGCGCGACGCGCGGCACGTCTGGCCGCATGTGCGATGTGCACCGCGCTCGTCGGGAACGGCGCATGCTCGAATAGATGAGCCGCAGCGCAACGCCATGCGTCTTTGCAATGGGAAAAGGAGAGCGACATGCCACTCAAGCGAGGCACATCGAAGGAAACGATCGGGCACAACGTCAAGGCCGAAAAGAAGGCGGGCAAATCGCAGAAGCAATCTGTCGCCATTGCGCTGAATCAGGCGCGCAAGTCAGGCGCAAAGATTCCGAAGAAGCACAGCTAGATATCCGATGTGACGCTGCGCGGGCGGATCGATCCGGTCGCGCAGCGCCTGCGTGAAGTGGTTCCGCACAGGCTAGTGCGCGCGCTCTTCGTCGTATTCGGGACGCACGCCGCGCGGCAGCCACGGTTCCTTGTGCTTGCACCAGAGTTCATACGTGGGCTCGAACAGTCCCGTCTCGTCAAAAGCGCCAAGCGGTAAAGCGATTTCATCGCGATCGGCGTACATCATGAACGCCACCGATCCGCACAGCGGACAGAAATGACGCCGGCCCTGTTCCGAGCTTCGCCACTCGCGCGTGTCGCCCGTCAACGTGACGGCGCTGCGGTCGAAGATCGCGTAAGAGCTGAAGGCCGATC
The Paraburkholderia hospita DNA segment above includes these coding regions:
- a CDS encoding diguanylate cyclase domain-containing protein, whose product is MKTITRLYRFRIAGILFASVAVLIALASCGLAGLSRLDAYTDTLYRGNMLPIAQLNELRAASLDARREFWRANQFRDHMRTAASLKVVQADEVRIENAWRAYFPSGVSSPPEALLAGKIANSLPTFRAILRKAVALLERGDYEAAAKWFDGNIEFLNGFDVLIGKCIDTNTLQATELAGKSESIFRAMFWATFACIVICVAGAVSLSIWLMRQRDDALSESRYHLWLANRVFDLTRDGVMITDSHGNIERVNPAFTRVTGYTQQEVLGRNPRLLSSGRQSPEFYRVFWRSLKETGHWHGEVWNRKKSGDIYLEALSIAGVQERDGGYTHYVAILSDITQRHQHEQRLRNLATHDALTGLPNRVLLDERLKHAISRAKRHGMHIAVMFIDLDGFKQVNDTRGHAVGDDVLKAVAERLVHSVRESDTVARLGGDEFVVILEDVGSMRQIEPVARAVLNAVGRPIALPGDAVSVTPSVGISLYPDDAANAEQLLLRADRAMYVAKNMGKNNLCFFSTLEAASHPQPAMTATA
- a CDS encoding sugar efflux transporter produces the protein MNSRFASLTRIHSFLPLAGATLMLGIAMSFTAPYLSLFGVEQTGMTPLQLGLFMTLIAASGVVASAWAGKWSDKHGHHRALLLAALIAASLGFLLLCFVRNYLALLVIGVAFLGAGGSAMSLVFSFGRAALPVHDEAERSFALATLRTVLSMAWVFGPSVGALVLAGAGFYGLFLFAAACFAACGAIVWRMRESPAGDPHSTPAHYAGDPASSLEVTTVTEPAEPPPPSPPHAPGTQRQIWRSVVALTLIGLAANATMIVLPLYVVHGLKGTRLDVSIMLGLGAFLEIPMMLALGARGSTLNKLNWLAACAAVHVVYFIAVAAAGTVNVLIPMQAFNAFVVAVTSCLGMTYMQDLIPRSPGAATALFFNASRVGSILSGVLSGVLVAGLGYRGTFLVCGCLALGALILFADPPWKRIALRVRDAWEDWRHPAQ
- a CDS encoding DUF6496 domain-containing protein produces the protein MPLKRGTSKETIGHNVKAEKKAGKSQKQSVAIALNQARKSGAKIPKKHS
- a CDS encoding SDR family NAD(P)-dependent oxidoreductase, translated to MKRNSALVIGVGAELGLGAALCRKIAANGYHVYVAGRTQAKLDIVTNGIASGGGSAESFAMDGTSEADIMRLFDRAMSPPDAIDVPSLVIYNVGNNRHVPFRDLTEAQMQDFLRSGPVGGFLVGREAARRLAPLGRGTMIFTGASASLRGKPGFAHFAAAKAGLRMVAQSMAREFGPLGLHVAHVVIDGGIDGERLHVSRPQAAAERGENGLLNVDAIAEAYWQLHLQHPSAWTHEIDLRPFKEPF
- the hpnR gene encoding hopanoid C-3 methylase HpnR, whose product is MKVLAVHPSGLMYTRVYLRLEPLGLETVAAVIREAGHDIRLIDLQVESHRALHNLIRTWRPDVVCFSANYLANIPEIIDLSKAIKAHLPGCFVFVGGHSASFTARDMLRHAEGAIDCILKGEGEAKVVELLTAVARKGELLRIPGVVTSNGEGPPPGFTESLDQIRPARDLLRHRRKYFIGVLDPCASIEFARGCPWDCTFCSAWTFYGRSYRSRSPEVIADELASIREPGVFIVDDVAFVHADHGMAIGREVERRGIRKKYYLETRGDVLLRNKEVFEYWRTLGLQYMFIGLEAVDAEGLKAFRKRIDVDKNFEALAFARSLGITVAINLIADPDWDHQRFETIRQWCLEIPEIVNISVTTPYPGTEIWLREQRRLTSLDYRLYDIQHAVLPTKLPLAEFYAELVRTQQVLNRKHLGWGALYRAAGEAASLLMRGQTNFVRMLWRFNSVFNPNLQLSDHAREVRYEMTPPPAQLPGESNVKVLYVHGPAGRKGRKIDDATEKFVDQTRMGTG
- a CDS encoding GFA family protein gives rise to the protein MNQQKTYGGGCACGAVRFRAIGSPMRVGMCHCMTCRQVHGSAFSSYAIFDRSAVTLTGDTREWRSSEQGRRHFCPLCGSVAFMMYADRDEIALPLGAFDETGLFEPTYELWCKHKEPWLPRGVRPEYDEERAH
- a CDS encoding S66 peptidase family protein, which translates into the protein MKLEGKTVAVVAPAGVPDMQHVEQSIALLESWGLRVQVGAHVRDRYRYHAGKHEDRAADLHRALTDPSVDIVWVARGGYGSIYTLHALPDAVPCAKTLVGFSDATALFGALHGMPNVRVIHGPTLNGLATKLDDASRTSMLAELHEERAAPVPLQLLYGSDARRVEGHLGGGNITVLASLAGTQWQARCDGAIVLLEDVTELAYRIDRSVMQLREAGVFDGARAFVLGDFIRCPLPENADFTLHDMMVDLLKPYSVPIYAGFPIGHGSRNHAWTYGAPAALEGDQLVR
- a CDS encoding DUF6723 family protein, with product MTRPRMIFPKARNAVASKPESTDDYQIYATYRRTTEGSYMGQLKVVRKTDGRLLFPFTGAPDIGPFTDGDQAREAAQRHGETVVQSDLDNPEP
- a CDS encoding cupin domain-containing protein — protein: MSRPDFIKHWTELEQPDAHSYPGDTEPMALDAPLSAALGITRIGIHHVRLLPGRRTSYPHAESTEQEFVYVLEGEPDVWIDGTLYPIAEGDSVAFPAGTGICHTFINNTKEDVRLMVIGERPRDDNRIRYPLNETHELTRPDRWVDWPTRPLGDHDGRPD